The genomic window GGGGGGCACAGTAAGCATCATGTAGAGGATGTACGGGCCCATTTCGCAAAGAAGTAACTGGCATAACAATGATGTAGCGCATCACGCGGGGCTTACTCTTCGGCCCAACATCCACCTCAGGGTTCCAGTGAACGAAGAAAATCCCATCGACAAAATTGAGAAAAGCGTTACAGTTCTCCAAAATAACCACCTTGCTGGGGTTGTAAATTGGCTCATCCGACTTGGTGTCTTCGTTCTCCTTCGGTTCGCTGGCATTTAAGTAGCTTCTCTTTTCTACCAACGTCGTGTCGATGTCAATGAACGGTTTTATAAACTCGTCCCGCAGGTTACATAGCTTCAGGATTCTCTGCGTGCAAGGGGGGGGAGTGCAACTGTGAAGCGTATGCACTACGAATAGGCAACGCTACCCATGTGATACCCATGTGATGCCCATTTGCTGCACCACTCGAGCAATACCTTAGTGACTTCCACCTCCTCACGCGGAATGACCCCAGTAGACGACAGGGTGAAGATGAACCGACTGGAACTGTTCAAATCTGGCAGCTCCTTTCTCACGAGGGCGTTCTCATCATACTTTATTCTTGCATGGGACGACGCATTCATCACCGTCTCGTACAGAATGTcccacccctttttttttttcttcagcaGAGTTTCACCCAAGTCGCCGTTGATGTTTGGTTGCTTCATTGTTGCTCAAAGGTTAGAAGCgtgaaatggggaaaatgtgccactttttttcaaacaaacCCAATTCGCGAGTTGTGAAATGATCACAGAAAGAGCTGCagcaaaatggtgaagaagtGTCCCTGCACGTGCGATGTTGCAAAGGAGACGACGCATGCGTTTGTACAGGAGTGAACGATTGGACGTGCTTGCACAGGATCAAAGAGGAACAGGCACACACAGAAGTTGTATGAATAGCAggatgttccttttttttcagcacAAGGGAAAGGGTTGTTCTCCACCGACCCGTTGCAAATCAgttatgtgtacaatttttttattacgtatatttttttcatcacaaTATTTGAGCAAATCGGGCCAGCCTCTATCCTTTGTGGTTTACAATGCTTACCTGTCGATGAACAGTTCGTCGCATAGCAACTCCcgtagcattttttttgccaaaggggggtggaaaaaCCTGTCATGTACAACTGTTCGCATTTTAATTATGAGTGTAGTGGATggatccccctttttttttgttcgcaAGGTGCTTCTCTTTTAATCGAATCAAATGACGACGCCCATGGGGTTGCCACTCCGTGGTGGTTATGCATATACCATTTTTGTGGTAACTCATGTGAGTTTGCCCACGTTGTTGGACCTTTCAATTTgtgaagaaatggaaaaaaaaaagggggggttaattttttatcaattCTGTTAATTTCCATtgtcgtatttttttttcccccttgtggCAAAGATTGAAATGGGGATGTAGAGGAAGACCTCGTTGGGGGGACCGCACCAAAAGGCGCAAGGACACTTGCATAACGCATGAGAGGTTGTATATacgtatttatatgtacgtgtCGTGTGGGGGggacctttctttttatgcgCAATTGCGCTTGAGTATTCTGGCCGCTTGCCACACACCTGTGTATTCccacattttttcaaaaacagaagaaatgTATAGACGACTTTACAACGCTGCCTTTTTCAAATGCGTCTTTACGTTTGCATGAACTGGATTGATGTGTTGCAAATTCCAGTGCAGTGCAAGAATTAGCTAgctggttaaaaaaaaaaaaaaaaaaaaaaaaaaaatttgaactgttcaggtaaaCTCCTCATTCATGCAAttttacacaaatgtgtgcaaaGCGAGAAGAACTCCGATGTGAATAAGCTTTATTGTCATTACAAGCTTGTTAACAATTAACCTCCTTGTTAGATCTAAACATAGTTGGTATAAACAAACTGTGTGAATTGCCCCCACGAAAGTGCAATGATAagaattttgtttttacttcTGTACCAGTTTTAGCAATTTTTCAGcaagctcttttttttattttttttttgttcatggTATATCGCTCTGAGTTACCGATTAGTAAAAATTATCAACCCGGTTATATGGATGCATCCAATTTACACCCTTGGGACGTCTACCTTTGTCTATCTTCCCACGTAGCAATATGCGCAATGGTAGGGGAGCATTTCCTTAAATGCTTGTATGACCCCCCGCCCCAAAGGGGGAGACACTTTCCTTTGTCTATAGGTGTTCATCTGAggctttccttctttaacaaAAGGGCACAAGGGATGAAGGAAACCTTAGCATGTGCCGTCCATTCACCACATTGCTACGCATGTTTTGCTACTTCACTGCTAAGCTGCCTATTTGATATGGGTGAAgagtcccttttttttttctttgagcTTTCAAAAGAGTGAAAAAGAACTTAGGAGATTTATAAAAGTTAGGAGCACATCATACCGAAACAATTTGAGAATAGGATTTTTTGGGAGGGGGAAGTCAATTCAGCATGTTCCAAATGGTATTTTTTGATTAttactttattcttttttctttgcttaaattttcttttctttttttttttttttaaattttaaaattggcACACGAACGCGTTCAGTGTAATGTGCGcatggaacaaaaaaaaaaaaaaaaaaaaaaaaaaacatacatacatgcatacatgtacGTATACACAAAAGAACGCATTACACGGCGGGGACACAAAGcgctttttcaaatttttcgaAATGTGCCAAGCCGACAAACGAGCGAAGGCCACTCTTGTGCGTTTCGAATGAATTTCCAGGCTCACCCCGTCATACGCTCGATTTCACAAGACGATTTCTAATTTTCCACTCCGCATGTGTGGAAAACACGCCACCTTCTGGAGCAGGGCTAACACGTGAGTTAGAAGTTTGTGTGGTGCTACGTACAACTTCCTCCTCTCCTGGGGTGActaaaatggggaagtgtTCCCAATGATGCCTCCGCGTTAgcttttataatatatacacacacgtgAGGGCACGCGAGGCGTAAGTCGGGCTTAAGTCCGGCTTAAGTTCGGCTTAGTGACACAACCCCTGAGCATGCACAGAGGAAGGCAACCAGTCAGTTATTCACATCTGCACCGCGCAAGGGGAGGAGCACTTCTGCAAAAATGATGGACGTCGTGCGAGAAAGAAACAGGAACTTCGACCTGAGCGATTCGTATGAAGGGCGGAGTCCTGCGTTGACGGAGCCGCACAGTGGCAACACCTTTGTCATGAGCAACAATGTAAGTAGTGGGAACACCCCGATTATGAGCAACAATATAAGTAGCGGCAACCCCGCCAGTGAGGCATGCGTGGACATTAGTAACGAACGGTATATCATCTGGAGGAGGAACACGCCATTTCTGTACAATACTCTGTTGAGGAACAAGCTGGAGTGGCCCTCTCTGACGGTCGAATTTATAGGCGTCGATAACTCCTTCAAGGCTAAGACGAATTATTTCACAAATAAGATCCTCCTCGGCACATATACGTCGAATCAGGATTCAGAATACGTATACATTGGGGAGGTGAAGGCACCACTGTACTCAACAAAGGAGGACGTCTTACAGTATGAAAACTACACAGGGTTTAtaaacaacaaaaagaagaaaaagggttACCCACTCCCTTCCTTTGAAGTAAAGGCGAAGTTACTACACCCAGGGGAAGTCATAAGAGCTACTCACCTACCAAGCAACTCGTTTTTTATTGTTACCCAGACGTGCAATGGAAATATATTGCTCTTTGACTATACAAAGCATCCTTCGTTCCCCTCAGATACATCCACTTGTTACCCTCAGATGATCCTGAAGGGGCACAATGGGGAAGGCAATGGCCTCTGTTGGAACATTAATCGTGTTTACGATAGTTGCGCCAAGCAAAGCGTTCCGTTTGAGGAGGAGGTCGACCCTGATGTGACAGACGCAACGGATGGAACTAATGGGATTGGAacaatggaggaagaaaacgaagaagaCAGTAATGATGAAGTCCTTGGTGATGTAAACACGAGCAACTTACTTCTAGCCTCGTGTGCATCCGATGGAAGCATATGCCTCTGGGATATAAACAAAGGAACGAAGAGCAACGAAGTGCCCAGAACGtatggaataaataaaaccGGAAAAGGTGCcgattataattttaagaTTTATGAAAATACACCCACGTTAAGTCCTCTATGCACGTGgatacataaaaatgaagagacgTCACTGAAtgacatattttttcaccccaAATTTAAAAACGTCTTGGGGGTCTGTGATGACAATGGTTGTATGAGTCTATATGACGTAAGGGccaaaacatttttttccaaagcgGAGCTCAATTTTAAAGAACACAATGCACCTATGAATACCTTCTCTTTTGATACCTTTTCTGaatacaccttttcttctggGTATTCAGACGGATTAATAGCCATCTGGGACTTGAGGCACGAAAAAGAATCCCTCCTTCAGATAGATTATCACACACAGAGTATTAATAGGATAAAATTCTGCCTGATGCAGTCAGGTATTTTTGGATCCTGTTCTGATGATGGCACAGCATGTATTTGGGACATTTCCAGGAATTCTTTAAATTATTCACAGgtacaaaaaatggaggacgaCATTTATAATAATCCGAAGAAGATCCCAAAGCAGCTGCTCTTTGTTCATGGAGGCCACGTTGGAAGTGTGTATGACCTTTCTTGGGCCAACAGCAACACCTTCTTGGTGGCCACAGTGGGCGTGGACAACTCCCTCCAGGTGTGGCACATGAACGAGCAGTTCTTGTTTCAGTGACAAAGCATTTAACGTAGTGGTAGGGTTTCGTATCCTCATGGACGAACAAATGGTGACatattgaagaaaaaacgtCCTTTAACTTTCAACGTGggaacatacacatgtgggAGAGACCCACATCCCCGTGTTTCCCCAAAATGGATCAGGCATTTTCACCGCTGGGGGagatttcttttatttttaacgtTGCCAGATCGCATGGCAGGGAAAACGCCAACGTAACATTCCCGAGCCAATATCAGCATTGCAACGCTCCCGCTCCGGAAACTTCCAAATGATGTGACAAATGGACAAGTAAAGGGGGACCTATTCACATACTGACTGAGGCAACCCATGCTGTCACAAgatattacatttttctttccacacaaaatatatttttttttttttttaaacacaaAAATGCTTTCTTTTAAAGGTTAGGTtaggtgatttttttttttttttttttttacacttggAGGAAAAGGGGTGTTTTCTAAACTTCAATCCGTCTGGTGCGTCGCGCTCGTTGGCGGAGGGGGCACTCCCTCAAGACACGCACGTAACGCGCACAATGGCACTCGCAACAAATGCTGAAATAGGAATATGGGAAATGGTCCCCACTTTGGAACTGCTGCGAAATGATCCGCTAGTCCTTTTACTCATCATGAGTCTCCACATCGAGGTTTGGCGAGGTCGCCCAGGGAAGATTCTTTTGGGTGTGCTCTCTCTGACTATACTCGTTGCACATTAGGCAAGCCTTTCCTCAAATGATCACCCCGATGctaggcatttttttttccgatcGCAGTTCCTCCCCGCAGGGTATAGTCCCGCATGTGTGTCTACCTCCCAAAAGAGGAACCTTCCTGCCCATCTGCACACACACGTCCAGTTAAGCCAATCACATAATGATGACAAGTGACACAAGTGAAGATGCCAACGGGGGAGAAAACGATAGCCTCCATGAGAATGCAGAAAATAGGAATGACGAGGAGgacataaaatataaaaaaccAGAGACGCACacaaatttttggaaatCCTTCGGACTTGGTACCAAAGCAGGAAAGCTCCTTTACCACCTGTACGGggagaaaagcaaaataaccCCCGCTCTTATCAGCACGAAGAGGGCTACTAAGGATGACCAACAGATGAGTGAACCTGCTGAAGTGGAGAGGAGACGTCCCCAAGTCAGCTACCCGGAGTTCAAAAGTGGGTACCATTACGGGGGTCCACTCTCCCCACGATGCAGCCGTTTTGCTACATCTGGGCAAGTTACCTGCTAATCCGGTCATCTGCTAATCAAGCCTATTTCCACCCCCGCAGAGCCCGTCCGGAAGGAACACCCAATAGACACTATACCGCATAGGAAGCCCCTGGCGAAGATCCTGGAggacacaaaaaattatgaatgcATCAAAGAGCTTCCTGCACGGATTGAACAGAATCGAattctggaaaaaaaaaaacttagcGAACTTTTCTTTGGTTACAAATGTAAAGTCCTCCCCCCCAGTTGCTCTCCAGCCGTCTTaacggaagaggagaaaagggAGGCAATTCAAACAGCTGAGAAAACTTTCTCAGACATGAGGAATTCCAGTTGCAAAGAAGACAACATTAAGGAAGGTATGAAAATTTATCTAGCCGAGTTGATGACAGAACTTAGAGAAAAGGTGGACCAGTACAATCAGCTTGTCTCCCTTGGAGTGCCACACAAGGACGGTGTCTCTCCGACGGATAAAGAATGCAACGaatatgaatataaaaaaattcagctgGTCAACGAAATTGAGGCTTGCAAAAGGAACATTCAGAAGACGAACGCTGTGCTGGAGTCGTCCAAGTGAGGGGTGCTCCCGCTTGGATTGCCCTCAAGGAAGTATCCCCTTGTTATGACGCTGAATAGGACAAGTGGGCTCTGCGCCGCGAAACGGTTTCATCGCCAAACGATCAGATGGGAAAAACCCAATTGAACTTATGCACAGTCGATTGGTGAACAGCCGAGTGTAGTTAAGCGGCATTATTGACCCATCACACCGTCATGCACCCGTAATGCGTGTCGTAGGATACCCCTAACCGTCCACCCAAAAACGCACTGGACAAAGTATCCTCTCTGTCACGAAAATTACCTCATctccaaatgggaaggatGTTCTTATCCTCAGGCTTATCAACTGTAtgaatgtttccttcctttctgaATGCCACTGGGCAACGGTCGGAAGGGTTGACTTCACTTTAGTGCTGCCCcaattgattttttttttttttttttttttttttttcttgctacTATGGGGCATACGCAATCAGTTCGCTTGCATGTACCCAGTGAAGGCCCTTCACCG from Plasmodium coatneyi strain Hackeri chromosome 12, complete sequence includes these protein-coding regions:
- a CDS encoding Chromatin assembly factor 1 subunit — its product is MMDVVRERNRNFDLSDSYEGRSPALTEPHSGNTFVMSNNVSSGNTPIMSNNISSGNPASEACVDISNERYIIWRRNTPFLYNTLLRNKLEWPSLTVEFIGVDNSFKAKTNYFTNKILLGTYTSNQDSEYVYIGEVKAPLYSTKEDVLQYENYTGFINNKKKKKGYPLPSFEVKAKLLHPGEVIRATHLPSNSFFIVTQTCNGNILLFDYTKHPSFPSDTSTCYPQMILKGHNGEGNGLCWNINRVYDSCAKQSVPFEEEVDPDVTDATDGTNGIGTMEEENEEDSNDEVLGDVNTSNLLLASCASDGSICLWDINKGTKSNEVPRTYGINKTGKGADYNFKIYENTPTLSPLCTWIHKNEETSLNDIFFHPKFKNVLGVCDDNGCMSLYDVRAKTFFSKAELNFKEHNAPMNTFSFDTFSEYTFSSGYSDGLIAIWDLRHEKESLLQIDYHTQSINRIKFCLMQSGIFGSCSDDGTACIWDISRNSLNYSQVQKMEDDIYNNPKKIPKQLLFVHGGHVGSVYDLSWANSNTFLVATVGVDNSLQVWHMNEQFLFQ